In the genome of Tripterygium wilfordii isolate XIE 37 chromosome 19, ASM1340144v1, whole genome shotgun sequence, one region contains:
- the LOC119985507 gene encoding uncharacterized protein LOC119985507, which produces MEELPKKFIIPHIKPYDGTTDLEDHVDQYSQRLTLVSYPFNKHEACMYRGFCSTLVGPPLKWYLNLPEGQIASFAQLAYAFVEQFARSMKIIPTFDDLYRLWQKQGESLRSFLTRFNKEKLEIPRCLDEIAINAFCMALIPGSKLYGKLTRYPCKLFQEVQPKKSQQKQVSSEAPRYPRRDPKPIDFKKKPRSPEYNLVIPPNEVLSTLKKMGDVVRWPDKVHKPIDQRDTSKWCEFHNDYGHITNDCFTLKKEVIQLLKKGYYLKEEKQQWPKPKDEKKNRNHLPPKKMINVIFGRLEINGITHSSAKKHVKQTEHSEVWNDKSMVQFTRQVISFTDDDMTILLNPHDYALVITLQIANYEVKRIMIDDDNSANLLFMPTLQAMGLSEPNIIRGHIPLIGFNGEQQYTIGSIPLQVYTKGVNLHVRFNILDCQSTYHQVIRFPQEMEHKRYMGINVKQGTAMNKH; this is translated from the exons atggaagagctcccaaagaaattcataATACCACATATCAAACCTTATGATGGTACCACCGATCTagaagatcatgtggatcaaTATAGTCAACGATTGACTTTGGTGTCATACCCATTCAATaagcatgaagcatgcatgtACCGAGGATTTTGTTCAACTTTGGTTGGACCTCCTCTGAAGTGGTATCTTAATCTTCCAGAAGGGCAAATCGcttcattcgcacaattggccTACGCATTTGTGGAACAGTTTGCAAGAAGCATGAAGATAATTCCAACATTTGATGATCTATATCGGCTATGGCAGAAACAAGGAGAATCTCTGCGATCATTCTTAacaagattcaataaagaaaaattggAGATTCCAAGGTGTTTAGACGAGATTGCAATCAATGCATTTTGCATGGCTCTTATTCCTGGAAGCAAATTGTACGGAAAGCTTACTCGTTATCCATGTAAGTTATTTCAAGAAGTGCAG CCAAAGAAATCACAACAAAAGCAAGTAAGTTCAGAGGCTCCACGTTATCCTCGTAGAGATCCCAAACCAAttgatttcaagaaaaagcCCCGATCTCCTGAATATAATTTGGTGATCCCACCAAACGAAGTCTTATCAACgttgaagaaaatgggagatgttGTTCGATGGCCTGACAAAGTTCATAAACCGATAGATCAAcgggatacttccaaatggtgcGAATTTCACAACGATTATGGGCATATAACAAATGATTGTTTTACcctcaaaaaagaagtaatccaATTGTTGAAGAAAGGTTATTATCTGAAAGAGGAAAAGCAACAATGGCCCAAGCCGAAAGAcgagaagaagaacagaaacCACCTCCCCCCCAAAAAGATGATTAACGTGATATTTGGCAGATTAGAAATCAATGGAATTACACACTCAtcggcaaagaaacatgtcaagcagacagaacattctgaggtatggaatgaCAAGTCGATGGTTCAATTCACGAGACAAGTCATCAGTTTCACAGATGATGACATGACGATATTACTAAATCCGCATGATTATGCTTTGGTAAtcactttgcaaattgccaattaCGAAGTcaaaagaatcatgattgacGATGACAACTCAGCAAATTTACTATTCATGCCCACACTACAAGCGATGGGACTTTCAGAGCCCAATATAATTAGAGGTCATATTCCACTCATCGGTTTCAACGGAGAACAACAATACACCATCGGCTCTATTCCTTTGCAAGTATACACAAAAGGAGTGAATCTCCATGTTCGATTTAAcatattagattgtcaatcaacttatcatcaagtgatacgATTCCCACAAGAGATGGAACACAAGAGatatatggggatcaacgtCAAGCAAGGAACTGCTATGAACAAGCATTAA